In a single window of the Leopardus geoffroyi isolate Oge1 chromosome D2, O.geoffroyi_Oge1_pat1.0, whole genome shotgun sequence genome:
- the LOC123577286 gene encoding 60S ribosomal protein L21-like, whose protein sequence is MTHTKGKRRGTRCMFSRPFRKHGVVPLATYMRIYKKGDIADIQGMGAAHQGTPHKCSHGETGRVSDVTQHAVGIAVKKQVEGKSLAKRINARAEPVKHSKSRDSFLKRVKESDQRKKEAKEKDTWVHQKRQPAPPSEAHFVRAEGEEPELLEPMPYEFTQLKSVWGKYAESPGPKRDQALGEDTVRAKSLQREDRAGRAPEGVVKQLTQDESLQEQKLPANKLHII, encoded by the exons ATGACCcacacaaagggaaagaggagaggtacTCGCTGTATGTTCTCTCGGCCTTTCAGAAAACACGGAGTTGTCCCTTTGGCAACGTACATGCGAATCTACAAGAAAGGTGATATTGCGGACATCCAGGGAATGGGCGCTGCTCACCAAGGAACGCCCCACAAATGTTCCCATGGCGAAACTGGAAGAGTCTCCGACGTCACCCAGCATGCTGTTGGCATTGCCGTAAAGAAACAAGTTGAGGGCAAGAGTCTTGCTAAGAGAATTAATGCACGTGCTGAGCCCGTCAAGCACTCAAAGAGCCGAGACAGCTTCCTGAAGCGTGTGAAGGAAAGCgatcagagaaagaaggaagccaaggagaaagatACTTGGGTGCACCAGAAGCGCCAGCCGGCCCCACCCAGCGAAGCACACTTCGTGAGAGCCGAAGGAGAGGAGCCTGAGCTGCTGGAACCCATGCCCTATGAATTCACG CAGCTGAAGTCCGTCTGGGGCAAGTACGCTGAGAGCCCAGGGCCAAAGCGGGACCAGGCTCTGGGAGAGGATACGGTGCGAGCTAAGTCCCTGCAGAGGGAGGACAGGGCAGGAAGAGCTCCTGAAGGAGTCGTCAAACAGCTGACTCAGGATGAAAGTCTACAAGAACAAAAGCTCCCTGCAAATAAATTGCACATAATCTGA